A genomic segment from Candidatus Korarchaeum cryptofilum OPF8 encodes:
- a CDS encoding TIGR04084 family radical SAM/SPASM domain-containing protein, which translates to MILIVTTTGKCNMKCLYCGGSFDPKLVPWSEGYRLEDLVDLVVRTGCDVAFYGGEPLLNPKLVMDVIDSLKSRDWRGRFIIQTNGTLFESLPLSYWLSFDSILLSVDGRPEVNDEGRGKGNYKRAIETARNLRKYGFSGDLIARMTAWERTDIYEEVTHLLSLGLFDHIHWQLNVIWSERWDFRDWSERSYLPGLRKLASLWLGEMRKGKILGIVPFLGIMRAELFGDLPSPPCGAGSESFTLLPNGKILACPIAVDSSWAVVGELGNGIREVSIGEPCKSCDYFKYCGGRCLYAYMERLWGEEGFREVCTVTKETIKIVLEHGEEIRSLIREGVISAEDLYYPRYNNTVEVIP; encoded by the coding sequence TTGATCCTGATAGTGACCACCACTGGGAAATGCAACATGAAATGCTTGTACTGCGGTGGCAGCTTCGATCCTAAGCTCGTACCTTGGTCGGAGGGATATAGATTAGAGGATCTAGTCGATTTGGTAGTGAGGACCGGTTGCGATGTGGCCTTCTACGGGGGAGAGCCTCTCCTCAATCCCAAGCTAGTAATGGATGTGATCGATTCATTGAAGTCGAGGGACTGGAGAGGTAGGTTCATAATACAGACGAACGGCACCCTATTCGAGAGTTTACCCTTGAGCTACTGGCTGTCCTTCGACTCCATACTCCTCTCCGTGGATGGGAGGCCTGAAGTGAACGATGAGGGCAGGGGGAAGGGAAATTATAAGAGAGCAATAGAAACAGCGAGGAATTTGAGAAAATATGGATTTTCTGGAGATTTAATAGCCAGGATGACCGCCTGGGAGAGGACAGATATATATGAAGAAGTGACTCACCTCCTGAGCTTGGGACTATTCGATCACATCCACTGGCAACTCAACGTCATCTGGTCCGAGAGATGGGATTTCAGGGATTGGTCGGAGCGCTCTTATCTACCGGGACTCAGGAAACTGGCCTCCTTATGGTTGGGGGAGATGAGAAAGGGAAAGATTCTGGGGATAGTCCCATTCTTAGGAATAATGAGGGCTGAGCTATTCGGGGATCTACCCTCTCCTCCCTGTGGAGCCGGTAGCGAGAGCTTCACCTTGCTGCCCAACGGTAAGATCTTAGCTTGCCCTATAGCTGTTGACTCTAGTTGGGCGGTCGTCGGGGAGCTGGGTAATGGGATCAGAGAAGTCAGTATAGGGGAGCCCTGCAAGAGCTGCGATTACTTCAAATACTGCGGAGGTAGGTGCCTCTACGCTTACATGGAACGCTTATGGGGAGAGGAAGGGTTCAGGGAGGTCTGTACTGTGACTAAGGAGACGATAAAGATAGTCTTAGAGCATGGAGAGGAAATAAGATCTTTGATCAGAGAGGGAGTAATATCCGCCGAGGACCTTTATTATCCCCGCTATAATAATACGGTGGAAGTAATTCCTTAG
- a CDS encoding methionine adenosyltransferase, producing MTSLKVSLSRRPPVDEQPIEIVERKGIGHPDTIADGIMERVSLELNREYLRKFGGLLHYNADKSLLAAGVTEPAFGGGRVIEPMLIVFGDRATTSFGGESIDLEEVVKRAAKSWIRENLRFVDPERHVRYQVEMKQGSAELTDIFRRGSKIMGANDTSAAVGYAPLSRTERVVLDVERFLNSREFKRDFEETGEDVKVMGSRYDNKLDLTIALAFVDRFISSEDEYFKRKDEVLERINSFLKERYSDAFDSIEVHLNTLDVRGRGVGGVYLTVLGTSAEGGDSGQVGRGNGVNGVISLMRPRSSEAAAGKNPVSHVGKIYNAYAYEMAREIVKEVPSIKEAYVWLLSRIGWPINEPTLIAAEVHTESNFEEIRKQVEEVLLRGISRIDQFVEKLIDGEIPVY from the coding sequence ATGACCTCGTTGAAGGTTTCCCTCTCTCGTAGACCTCCCGTTGACGAGCAACCCATAGAGATAGTTGAGAGGAAAGGTATCGGCCATCCGGATACGATAGCGGATGGAATAATGGAGAGAGTTTCCCTAGAGCTGAATAGGGAGTACCTGAGGAAGTTTGGGGGCCTGCTCCATTACAATGCGGATAAATCCCTACTAGCAGCCGGAGTAACGGAGCCAGCCTTCGGGGGAGGAAGGGTAATAGAACCTATGCTGATCGTTTTCGGGGATAGGGCAACTACTTCATTCGGAGGAGAATCTATAGATCTTGAGGAGGTAGTGAAGAGAGCGGCTAAATCCTGGATAAGGGAGAACCTGAGGTTCGTGGATCCGGAGCGTCATGTGAGATATCAAGTGGAGATGAAGCAGGGAAGCGCTGAGCTGACGGATATATTCAGGAGGGGGAGCAAGATAATGGGGGCTAACGACACATCAGCAGCCGTGGGTTATGCACCACTTTCAAGGACGGAAAGGGTCGTTTTAGATGTAGAAAGGTTCCTGAATTCGAGGGAATTTAAGAGGGATTTCGAGGAGACGGGTGAGGACGTTAAGGTAATGGGGAGCAGATATGATAATAAATTGGACCTCACGATAGCTCTAGCATTCGTCGATAGGTTCATATCAAGCGAAGATGAGTATTTCAAGAGGAAGGATGAAGTCCTGGAGAGGATAAATTCCTTCCTCAAGGAGAGGTACAGCGATGCCTTCGATTCCATAGAGGTCCACTTGAATACGCTTGACGTCAGGGGTAGAGGAGTTGGAGGGGTCTACCTGACCGTCTTGGGCACCTCGGCTGAAGGAGGAGACTCCGGTCAAGTTGGAAGGGGGAATGGAGTGAATGGAGTGATATCCTTGATGAGACCCAGGAGTTCAGAAGCTGCAGCTGGAAAGAACCCTGTGAGTCACGTGGGGAAGATATACAACGCTTATGCATATGAAATGGCTAGAGAGATAGTGAAGGAAGTGCCATCGATAAAGGAAGCTTACGTTTGGCTCCTCAGCAGGATAGGTTGGCCCATAAACGAACCGACTCTAATAGCCGCCGAAGTACATACAGAATCTAACTTCGAGGAGATAAGGAAGCAAGTGGAAGAGGTTTTACTGAGGGGGATATCCAGGATAGATCAATTCGTTGAGAAGCTCATAGATGGTGAGATACCGGTCTACTGA
- a CDS encoding DEAD/DEAH box helicase encodes MTRISSSDLLRSLGYDFEAYSEDGIRPKTVEVSFGDLFPELYIGEGKSREIADKKLYLHQMEALNSLEDGKNIILISGTGSGKTEGWFFYTAKGKRTLALYPTLALANDQIRRLENYSRALGMNPQILDARRRELLVSSHGAHGIREVVTSSNLVITNPAFLLVDLKRLSKGYLLSFLRKLELLVLDELDFYGPREIALLLSIIRVISLISERKPQIAVLTATLGNPDDLASFLTSTNGRETSIIRGDPFRPRNDVYLVLGKNLRSIWDCLKAHEIEILSSDVGEDVRNSLKDYKSFEREVYKLVEIARSLGIECPQPFMDPAEIISNYERDEGVTVVFTNSIRSAENLRKRLVNEFGLTKVASHHHLVPKDERERIEDAARSGELRILISPRTLSQGIDIGNIIRIVHLGLPDSLREFKQREGRKGRKDVGWTETVIFPLYRWDRELLSRGADAMAKWLKLPLEITLVNPSNKYSMLFEGLFKVINPQMRDHLREEEIGLLTELGLISQGNLTERGKRVWEMINFYEFGPPYGFKRILKEDSEFRYLEDIGHCDLVERFQPGCIDYGNDSIVLDFRRKGRVITGVIEGPFNYGTIYSFDALAFMLEEYERIKAEWGERPDIIDDYHKGRIGSEVVCVVDPPIDGFGLRTKVPNRVYWKLSSSRVRPVNAGKSTILLRENRSLPVITQTGGVYRDYTYGISVELDPKEDLVWLRIGLATLMLVLRLSLGIHVDSIYYEVANLGEKKVMMLHEPESAGLIEKLDWLKVAKEIDLFEPDDLSEIIMMLIDEEAHYEFVIRGLNWNLAKRFARRAVDYILAKQMIPFILEGKSFMIPRPSRANKVLSLDFIGVRLSDSISIGFLGLYDGENIETQLVVKEFFDSTGMSLSPIEKCVNEGFIVVGWDFDSLLKDLFSMNQRTLCYILQGLREEGRFFELKPLVEDFLNLSPVSLEEVSRRIWGIGGSMKDVIMEARRSIGEIEERKGANWERYTKYLREKAKNIIEERARAIYLTFLALGSEVSRPVSHHL; translated from the coding sequence TTGACGAGGATCTCATCCTCCGATTTACTCAGATCATTAGGTTATGATTTTGAGGCCTATTCTGAGGATGGGATAAGGCCAAAAACCGTCGAGGTCAGTTTCGGGGATCTCTTCCCTGAATTATATATTGGCGAGGGGAAGAGTAGGGAGATAGCAGATAAGAAGCTTTATTTACATCAGATGGAAGCCCTAAATTCCCTTGAAGATGGTAAGAATATTATATTGATTTCTGGGACTGGCAGCGGGAAGACGGAAGGTTGGTTCTTCTATACCGCGAAGGGGAAGAGGACTTTAGCTCTCTATCCAACTTTAGCCCTCGCGAACGATCAGATCAGGAGGTTGGAGAATTACTCGAGGGCCTTAGGCATGAACCCGCAGATCTTGGACGCTAGGAGGAGGGAGCTACTCGTATCCTCGCATGGGGCTCATGGCATCAGGGAAGTGGTCACCTCATCTAACTTAGTTATAACGAACCCCGCATTCCTTCTGGTAGATCTGAAGAGGCTCTCCAAGGGATACCTGCTGAGCTTCCTCAGGAAGCTGGAGCTACTCGTCCTGGATGAGTTAGACTTCTATGGGCCGAGGGAGATAGCTCTTCTTCTATCGATAATCAGGGTAATCTCTCTTATTTCAGAGAGGAAACCTCAGATAGCTGTACTTACTGCAACGCTGGGAAATCCTGACGATCTCGCCTCATTCCTAACTTCGACCAATGGGAGGGAGACCTCAATAATAAGGGGAGATCCCTTCAGGCCCAGGAACGATGTCTACCTCGTATTAGGGAAGAACTTGAGGAGCATCTGGGATTGCCTCAAGGCTCATGAGATTGAGATACTTTCGAGCGATGTGGGTGAGGATGTCAGGAACTCCCTGAAGGATTATAAGTCCTTCGAGAGAGAAGTGTATAAGCTAGTGGAGATCGCGAGATCTCTAGGTATAGAGTGCCCTCAACCCTTCATGGATCCGGCTGAGATCATATCGAACTATGAGAGAGATGAAGGAGTTACTGTTGTATTCACGAACAGTATAAGGAGCGCTGAGAATCTGAGGAAGAGGTTAGTCAACGAGTTCGGCCTGACCAAAGTGGCTTCTCATCATCACTTAGTGCCCAAGGATGAGAGGGAGAGGATAGAGGATGCGGCGAGATCTGGGGAGCTCAGGATACTGATAAGTCCCAGGACCCTCTCCCAAGGGATAGATATAGGGAATATCATAAGGATCGTCCACCTAGGGCTCCCGGATAGCTTGAGGGAGTTCAAGCAGAGGGAGGGGAGGAAGGGTAGGAAGGATGTCGGGTGGACCGAGACTGTGATATTCCCGTTATACAGGTGGGATAGGGAGCTCCTCTCCAGAGGAGCTGACGCCATGGCTAAATGGCTCAAACTACCGCTTGAGATAACCCTTGTGAACCCATCGAACAAGTACTCCATGCTCTTCGAGGGCTTATTCAAGGTGATAAACCCCCAGATGAGGGATCACCTGAGGGAGGAGGAGATCGGATTACTCACAGAGCTGGGACTCATATCGCAGGGCAACTTAACGGAAAGGGGGAAGAGGGTATGGGAGATGATCAACTTCTATGAGTTCGGTCCTCCTTATGGATTCAAGAGGATCCTCAAGGAGGACAGTGAGTTCAGGTACTTAGAGGATATAGGTCACTGCGACTTAGTCGAGAGGTTCCAGCCCGGCTGCATAGATTATGGGAACGACTCCATCGTCCTCGATTTCAGGAGGAAGGGTAGGGTGATAACTGGAGTTATCGAGGGGCCCTTCAATTACGGGACCATATACTCCTTCGATGCCCTGGCCTTCATGCTGGAGGAGTACGAGAGGATAAAGGCGGAATGGGGGGAGAGGCCCGATATAATAGATGATTATCACAAGGGGAGGATCGGCTCTGAGGTAGTTTGCGTAGTAGATCCACCCATAGATGGGTTCGGCCTCAGGACCAAGGTGCCAAATAGGGTCTATTGGAAGCTCAGTTCCTCCAGAGTGAGGCCCGTGAACGCGGGGAAGAGTACGATATTGCTCAGGGAGAACAGATCCCTCCCCGTGATAACACAAACTGGGGGAGTTTACAGGGATTATACATACGGTATATCTGTGGAGCTTGATCCTAAGGAGGACTTAGTTTGGCTCAGGATAGGATTGGCCACTCTCATGCTCGTCTTGAGGCTCTCCCTCGGTATACACGTGGACTCCATCTATTACGAAGTGGCCAACTTAGGTGAGAAGAAGGTCATGATGCTCCATGAACCTGAATCCGCCGGTTTGATAGAGAAGTTGGACTGGCTCAAGGTCGCTAAGGAGATCGATCTCTTCGAGCCCGATGATCTCTCCGAGATAATAATGATGCTGATAGATGAGGAAGCCCACTATGAGTTCGTGATCAGGGGTCTAAACTGGAATCTAGCGAAGAGATTCGCTAGGAGAGCTGTGGATTACATCTTAGCTAAGCAGATGATCCCCTTCATCCTAGAAGGGAAGAGTTTCATGATTCCAAGGCCCTCCAGAGCTAATAAAGTGCTCTCCCTGGATTTCATCGGGGTCAGGTTATCTGATTCCATATCAATCGGATTCCTGGGGCTCTATGATGGGGAGAATATCGAGACTCAGCTGGTGGTCAAGGAGTTCTTCGACTCCACGGGAATGAGCCTCTCACCCATCGAGAAGTGCGTGAATGAGGGCTTCATCGTAGTCGGCTGGGACTTCGATTCACTATTGAAGGACCTATTCTCGATGAACCAGAGGACCCTATGCTACATACTTCAGGGCCTGAGGGAGGAGGGCAGGTTCTTTGAGCTCAAACCCTTAGTTGAGGATTTCCTCAACCTGAGCCCAGTATCTCTAGAGGAGGTGTCGAGGAGGATCTGGGGGATAGGTGGTTCCATGAAGGATGTTATTATGGAAGCTAGGAGATCCATTGGAGAGATAGAGGAGAGAAAAGGTGCAAATTGGGAGAGATATACAAAATATCTCAGGGAAAAAGCGAAAAATATAATTGAAGAGAGAGCCAGGGCCATCTATCTAACTTTTCTCGCTTTAGGTTCGGAGGTCAGTAGACCGGTATCTCACCATCTATGA
- a CDS encoding Hsp20/alpha crystallin family protein, whose protein sequence is MGDKRKTPYDDPFDRFIRDVMELLRKMDEDLSSFINGDISWNAEEGEGVEISPEPDTSSEGGRGLELEEQLVDVIDLEDEILIVAEVPGISKEDISVRLKGKEITIKAGDLLRRIQLSIEPDSERIRATYRNGILEVRIPKR, encoded by the coding sequence TTGGGAGATAAGAGGAAGACCCCTTATGATGACCCCTTCGATCGCTTCATAAGGGACGTGATGGAGCTGCTGAGGAAGATGGATGAGGATCTATCTAGCTTCATCAACGGCGATATATCATGGAACGCTGAGGAGGGAGAGGGGGTCGAGATCTCCCCCGAGCCCGATACTTCATCTGAGGGGGGGAGGGGTTTGGAGTTAGAGGAGCAGTTAGTTGATGTTATAGATCTGGAGGATGAGATCCTCATAGTCGCTGAGGTTCCTGGTATAAGTAAGGAGGATATCTCAGTCAGGTTGAAGGGGAAGGAGATAACTATAAAGGCGGGAGATCTCCTGAGGAGGATACAACTATCAATAGAGCCTGACTCAGAGAGGATAAGGGCCACTTACAGGAACGGGATTCTGGAGGTAAGGATACCTAAAAGGTAG
- a CDS encoding AAA family ATPase, which yields MRIKRISLENFGSHQKTDITFADGINAIIGNNGAGKTTILEAIAYALYHRASRQQDELIRIGAPYMRVALEFEVDGRSYIVTRERGRDGGVSAELHEIIEGGKKLIQRDQSKVSSQIEAILGFSRDVFLQGIYVRQGEIQELLESQPSKRKEIIARLLGIDMLERLWEELRGVIDRLDSEIRAMDREIAAMGDVDRERLEVERKIEELKGKLSELDSQKYILQSKIEELRKLVDEIEEKRRKFIELKSKLTEIERKIEQNIRKRRELESELIRIDESLSKLPEIEKIASKFDKISRLRDLAVKLSDLRRNIETANERLDELRALEKEISDIEGRKEILVRIKEKIEEKRSKKQELTKMDMKLAGLKEKESDLLRRIDEIRVLSSLELNSLREIAEEVPEDPEDALQFCSQFSENLKKHLEEIDQNMKNLNNEIAALRERINSYSVYLGELSTNPERCPLCGSKLTMEVIEELRGNLQRSLNEMEARIPEIEERLASLNEERKLTVERIGRVDDASKKLRENLRELSSINDSLRKIEEDVRDLSEKIAELGDHLRDLDELELEYRKLISDIERVEKLKEKAEGLRSLLIGVDLDKMRQEISSLEGEIASLTKELNVVNIEEEYQRSKKAFIEFERLKGLLRERERISSILNELSEEISLDSEKVRELSEMIASLGFDEVALSEARSELNEAEERMREIIKTRGELEGIMGELKKKISELETKSEKLRKLRERKEKYENFRLKVLKIREIFSRDRGIQASLRERAKPIIERELNEIFSSFGFDYDSIELDENFTPILRRGGKAYSFDILSGGERISLALALRLAIARYLVSTKIECFILDEPTIHLDDERIESLLEALSSLQIPQIIVVTHSPRFRDIASRSILVSKVNGISNIEMLEEVMVSD from the coding sequence TTGAGGATAAAAAGAATATCGCTTGAAAACTTCGGATCCCATCAAAAAACTGATATAACTTTCGCCGATGGGATAAATGCTATAATAGGGAACAACGGAGCTGGGAAAACGACTATACTTGAGGCAATAGCTTATGCTCTCTATCACAGAGCCAGCAGGCAGCAGGATGAACTGATAAGGATCGGAGCCCCCTATATGAGGGTAGCGCTCGAGTTCGAGGTCGATGGGAGGAGCTATATAGTGACTAGAGAGAGGGGGAGGGATGGGGGAGTATCCGCAGAGCTTCATGAGATCATAGAAGGGGGTAAAAAACTCATACAGAGGGACCAGAGCAAGGTATCATCCCAGATAGAGGCAATCTTGGGATTCAGCAGGGATGTATTCCTCCAGGGGATCTACGTGAGGCAGGGTGAGATACAGGAGCTATTGGAGAGCCAGCCTTCGAAGAGGAAGGAGATAATCGCCAGGCTCCTTGGCATAGATATGCTTGAGAGATTATGGGAGGAGCTCAGGGGGGTCATAGACAGGCTGGATTCAGAGATAAGGGCGATGGATAGGGAGATAGCCGCTATGGGGGATGTGGATAGGGAGAGGCTGGAGGTGGAGAGGAAGATAGAGGAGCTCAAGGGGAAGCTCTCCGAACTAGATTCTCAAAAATATATCCTTCAATCGAAGATAGAGGAGCTTAGAAAGTTAGTTGATGAGATCGAGGAAAAGAGGAGGAAGTTCATCGAGCTGAAGTCTAAGCTCACCGAGATAGAGAGGAAAATCGAGCAGAATATTAGAAAGAGGAGGGAACTTGAAAGCGAACTTATTAGAATCGATGAAAGTTTATCGAAGCTTCCGGAGATAGAGAAGATCGCATCAAAGTTCGATAAGATTTCTAGGCTGAGGGATTTAGCAGTGAAGCTTTCGGATCTGAGGAGAAATATTGAAACAGCCAACGAGAGGCTAGATGAGCTCAGGGCTTTAGAGAAGGAGATCTCGGATATAGAAGGGAGGAAAGAGATCCTCGTGAGGATTAAGGAGAAAATAGAAGAGAAGAGGAGCAAGAAACAGGAGCTCACTAAGATGGATATGAAGCTTGCAGGTTTGAAGGAGAAGGAAAGTGATCTTTTGAGGAGAATCGATGAAATAAGGGTTTTATCGAGCTTGGAGCTCAATTCACTGAGGGAGATTGCCGAGGAGGTTCCTGAGGATCCGGAGGATGCTCTTCAATTCTGCTCACAGTTCTCCGAGAATCTTAAAAAGCATTTAGAGGAGATCGATCAAAATATGAAAAATTTGAATAATGAAATCGCCGCGTTGAGGGAGAGGATCAACAGTTACTCAGTATACTTGGGAGAGCTGAGCACGAATCCGGAGAGGTGCCCGTTATGCGGCTCAAAGCTCACGATGGAAGTAATAGAGGAGCTCAGGGGAAACCTCCAGAGGAGTTTAAATGAGATGGAGGCGAGGATTCCTGAGATAGAGGAGAGACTGGCTTCTCTGAATGAGGAGAGAAAACTGACTGTGGAGAGGATCGGGAGGGTAGATGATGCATCGAAGAAGCTGAGGGAAAATCTGAGGGAGCTTAGCAGCATTAATGATTCTTTGAGGAAGATAGAAGAAGATGTAAGGGATTTATCAGAGAAAATCGCTGAGTTAGGGGATCATTTGAGGGACCTGGATGAATTGGAGTTGGAATACAGGAAATTGATTTCCGATATCGAGAGAGTTGAGAAGCTGAAGGAGAAGGCTGAGGGGTTGAGGTCGCTACTCATTGGAGTGGACTTAGATAAGATGAGGCAGGAGATAAGCTCCCTCGAGGGAGAGATAGCTTCATTAACGAAGGAGCTGAATGTCGTGAACATTGAGGAAGAATATCAGAGATCAAAAAAAGCTTTTATAGAGTTTGAGAGGCTTAAGGGACTTCTGAGGGAGAGAGAAAGGATTTCAAGTATTTTAAATGAGCTTTCAGAGGAAATATCTTTGGATAGTGAGAAGGTCAGAGAACTCTCTGAAATGATAGCATCTCTCGGCTTCGATGAAGTTGCCCTATCAGAAGCGAGGAGCGAGTTGAATGAAGCGGAGGAGAGGATGAGAGAGATAATTAAAACTAGGGGAGAGCTTGAAGGGATCATGGGAGAGCTTAAGAAGAAGATCAGTGAGTTAGAAACTAAATCTGAGAAGTTGAGGAAGCTCAGGGAGAGGAAAGAGAAATATGAGAATTTCAGACTGAAGGTATTGAAGATAAGGGAAATATTCAGTAGGGATAGGGGTATACAAGCTTCCCTGAGGGAGAGAGCTAAGCCAATAATAGAGAGGGAGCTCAATGAGATCTTCAGCTCATTCGGGTTCGATTACGATTCCATAGAGCTTGATGAGAACTTCACTCCCATCCTGAGGAGAGGGGGGAAAGCTTACTCGTTCGACATCTTGAGCGGTGGGGAGAGGATCTCCTTAGCGCTCGCTCTGAGACTAGCTATAGCTAGATACCTCGTTTCAACTAAGATAGAGTGCTTCATCCTAGATGAGCCAACCATACATTTGGATGATGAGAGGATAGAGTCCCTGCTCGAGGCCCTCTCATCGCTCCAGATACCTCAGATAATAGTGGTGACGCACTCCCCAAGGTTCAGGGATATAGCGTCCAGATCCATACTCGTCAGTAAGGTGAATGGTATTTCGAATATTGAGATGTTAGAGGAGGTGATGGTAAGCGATTAA
- a CDS encoding DNA repair exonuclease has product MRLVHLSDSHLGKAQFNLAEREEDFYSSFSRAIDIAISEKPDLLIYTGDLFDSYRPHPRAFVRAFESLMKLAERGIPIAIIEGNHELGPDVVRKQITSPIANMETLFNRLGYGKLFMRLNAKVERIGDLVVAGLPYKSLGKDVPAMISNLEGKCKSLCNCPSVLMIHQGVKGMIKTFYPELDFSHIASTSFNYVAMGHYHNKVVRRSGNRVFAYPGSTEIVELREAFTSDGSKYILSVDIERDGVDVREIKLETRPFITFSEIIRNTRDLYSLIERIRNEIKGKERPVICGRIQVKGSLKPGFSTGEIKRSLSSDALHIAVKERFEEREEVSDEAPLLGLEDTISQLIGSLKIDEDIKSLAIRIFDIWYREGKRGEDFLNEVMRMVEEP; this is encoded by the coding sequence ATGAGGCTAGTTCATTTATCGGACAGTCACTTGGGGAAGGCTCAATTCAATCTAGCTGAGAGGGAGGAGGACTTCTACTCATCCTTCAGTAGGGCTATAGATATCGCTATATCGGAGAAGCCTGATCTACTCATATATACTGGGGATCTATTCGATAGCTACAGGCCCCATCCCAGGGCATTCGTTAGGGCGTTCGAATCCCTCATGAAACTGGCTGAGAGGGGGATACCGATAGCGATAATAGAAGGGAACCACGAGCTGGGGCCAGATGTCGTGAGAAAGCAGATAACTTCCCCTATCGCGAACATGGAGACTCTCTTCAATAGGCTCGGTTATGGGAAGCTGTTCATGAGACTCAATGCGAAGGTTGAGAGGATAGGTGACCTCGTTGTGGCTGGCCTACCCTACAAGAGCCTGGGTAAAGATGTCCCGGCTATGATAAGCAATTTGGAGGGAAAATGCAAGAGTTTGTGCAATTGCCCCTCAGTCCTGATGATCCATCAGGGAGTTAAGGGGATGATCAAGACGTTTTATCCGGAGCTCGATTTCTCCCATATAGCGAGCACTAGCTTCAACTATGTCGCTATGGGGCACTATCACAATAAGGTCGTGAGGAGGAGTGGGAATAGAGTGTTCGCCTACCCCGGATCCACTGAGATCGTTGAGCTGAGGGAGGCCTTCACTTCGGATGGAAGCAAGTACATACTCTCCGTGGATATAGAGAGGGATGGCGTTGATGTTAGGGAGATAAAGCTCGAGACGAGGCCCTTCATAACTTTCTCCGAGATCATAAGGAACACGAGGGATCTCTACTCCCTAATAGAGAGGATAAGGAATGAGATTAAGGGGAAGGAGAGGCCTGTTATATGCGGGAGAATCCAGGTGAAGGGATCCTTGAAGCCCGGGTTCTCAACTGGGGAGATCAAGAGATCCCTCTCTAGCGATGCCCTCCACATAGCCGTCAAGGAGAGGTTTGAGGAGAGGGAAGAGGTATCGGATGAGGCCCCGTTGCTGGGGCTAGAGGACACAATATCTCAATTGATAGGCTCCCTCAAGATAGATGAGGATATCAAATCCCTCGCTATTAGGATATTCGACATATGGTACAGGGAGGGGAAGAGGGGAGAGGATTTCCTGAATGAGGTCATGAGGATGGTGGAGGAGCCTTGA